A stretch of Eschrichtius robustus isolate mEscRob2 chromosome 6, mEscRob2.pri, whole genome shotgun sequence DNA encodes these proteins:
- the DPPA4 gene encoding developmental pluripotency-associated protein 4, translated as MESAKNKECNSTKKTEEEYMSCKFKRTSVDAEEGQGASGKPDILENSATETKRKRSIKNNRACCPRKMPQCCDSVKPQKKTMPIPPLPSILPPVNLIHRDVVRAWCQQLKLSTKGPKLDGYKRLCEHAYPHQKNIPATAEEARILSLSRRKSLMDKGELPLECSDDKMSSEVAAPPEEGAPALEGASTLQEVVSTSASDPGTVFASWSRMTAGAVKMESVQSQETCGVWWCVVHGRGLPANREGWVHLQFHAGQAWVPEKRRRVSALFLPPAGNLPPPHLEDNMLCPECVHRNKVLMKSLQ; from the exons ATGGAGAGTGCAAAGAACAAGGAG TGCAACTCCACaaagaagacagaggaagaatATATGAGTTGCAAATTCAAACGTACATCAGTAGATGCCGAAGAGGGACAGGGGGCTTCTGGTAAACCAGATATACTAGAAAACTCAGCAACGGAGACCAAAAGAAAAAGATCTATAAAAAATAACAGAG CTTGCTGTCCACGAAAAATGCCACAGTGTTGTGACAGTGTGAAACCTCAGAAGAAGACGATGccaattcctcctttaccttcTATACTGCCGCCTGTCAATCTGATACACAGGGATGTTGTGCGCGCTTGGTGCCAGCAGTTAAAACTGAGCACCAAAGGCCCG AAACTAGACGGATATAAACGACTCTGTGAACATGCCTACCCTCATCAAAAA AACATTCCTGCCACAGCGGAGGAGGCCAGGATCCTATCACTATCGAGAAGAAAATCACTGATGGACAAGGGGGAACTACCTCTGGAATGTTCTGATGACAAGATGTCTTCTGAAGTGGCTGCTCCTCCTGAGGAGGGAGCACCTGCCCTTGAAGGAGCTTCTACTCTTCAGGAAGTTGTATCAACTTCTGCCTCTGACCCGGGAACTGTGTTTGCCTCTTGGAGCAGAATGACAGCCGGGGCCGTGAAGATGGAGTCGGTGCAATCACAAGAGACCTGTG gggtctggtggtgtgtggttcACGGGAGAGGTCTCCCTGCTAACAGAGAGGGCTGGGTTCATTTACAATTTCATGCCGGACAGGCCTGGGTGCCTGAAAAACGAAGGAGGGTGTCTGCGCTCTTCTTGCCACCTGCGGGCAATCTTCCTCCCCCACACCTGGAGGACAACATGCTATGCCCTGAGTGTGTGCACAG